The window TTCCTGTAGTAACTAAATCACCAGTTACATCGTTATAAATTTCTACGTTTCCATCTGCTAAAAAGACAAAATATTCTGCAACAAAAGTTGAATATAAGCTTGTAACATAATTCCAATGACATTCTATCAATGAAGACGCAATATACGCTTCCGTACAATCATCATCTCCATCATCGTCATTCCAATCGTAATCATCATCTTCATCACAAGTATCTTCAGCGGCTTCAATAGCAGCTTCCATTTCTGTATTATTTTCTACAACAACGGTATCTCCGTTAGCTAACACCATAGTAACAGGGAAGTTTATACTAGCTAAAACTCCTCCATCTAAATTTTCAATAAAAGCATATAAGGCTTCATCATCATTTATGGTAACAGTATCTATAACCTGAAAATCTGTATTATACATGGAAATGGTAATAGGAAATTGAAAATCGACACATTCTATATCGTCATCTTCTTCATCTTCATCATTACAATTTTCTATTTGTGCTTCTAATTCGTCTTGGTTATTAATAATTATTTCAGAATAATCGCTTAAAATCACGGTTATTGGAAATGTTATTTCTACGTCGTCGTCATCAATTGTAAAAGCGTCTAAAATAGTTTCTAATGCATCATAATCTGTAATACTTTCTATAGTTATTGTTACACCATTTGCAGTAACGGTTACCGGTAAAGCAACCTCTAGGCAATTCGCATAATCGATAATATTATCACCAGAACCATCGTTAGAAGCTACATTGCGCATTAAATTAGCCAAATTAGAATTTGGTGCAATCGTTTCTTCATTATCGGGTTCTGTTACTTCTACTACTTCTTCTTGACATGCCGAAAATAACATCAAAAAAAGTAAGAATAGCAAAAGAAGAAATTTCGAGTGGATAGTTTTCATGGTTTCGTTTTTTATTAATAATTGTTTCTTTTCATAGCAACTTTTAATTGCTGTATACTACTATAACATCTTCGTTAAAAAAACTCCTACCTTGACTTTTAAAAAAAATTGTTACTACTTTGCAGAAACCTTTTTAACTATACATGCAAAAGTCTTTAAACAATAATGTCTGTAATGAGAATCGTTTCAATGGCCTATTTAACAAATACGCTAAAGACTTGCATCACTTTTTGTATTATAAATTTGGGGATCATTTAAACCCTAAAGATAAAGTGCAAGATGCTTTTATAAAACTTTGGCAAAATTGCAGTACTGTTTCTCCTGAAAAAGCGAAAAGCTATTTATATACGGTAGCAAATAATTTAATGCTGAATGCCGTTGCACATCAAAAAGTAGTTTTAAAACATCAGAAAATAAAACCAACCGAACATTCTAACGAGTCTCCAGAGTTTTTAATGGAAGAAAAGGAATACCGCAAAAAACTAGAAAATGCCATTGCAAATTTAACCGAAGCACAACGTGTTGCCTTTTTAATGAATCGTGTGGAAGGAAAACGATTTAAAGAAATTGCATCGCTTTTAGATATTAGCACCAAAGCTGTAGAAAAACGAATTTATGGTGCCTTGAAAAAATTACGAGAAGACATTGAAGAATTATGATTTCTGTTTTTATAGGAATAATAATTTTAATTTCGAGGTAGGAGTTTTTAAACCTTACTTGTTATATACTTGAATAGCATACAATGAATAAAGAAGAATTAATTTTAAAATGGTTAGATAACGACTTAAGTCCGAAAGAACTTGAAGCATTTGAAGCACTCGAAGATTATGAGTCGTTAATTAAACTAGCCAAGTACAGCAAAGGTTTTAAAGCACCAGAGTTTAATACCGAGGCTGTTTTAGAAAGCACCTTACATGGTATAAATGCGAAAAAACCAGTTTCAAAAAAATGGTTTCAACCTATCTTAAAAGTCGCAGCTATTCTAGCTATTTGTTTGGGTAGCTACTATTACACCACAACTTTGGATAGTTCTTTTACTACAGATTATGCTGAAAAATCGACTTTCGCGCTTCCGGATCATTCGTCTGTATATTTAAATGCTCTTTCAGAAATTACCTTCAATAAAAAGAATTGGAATACAAACAGAACCATTACACTAGATGGCGAAGCTTTTTTTAAAGTAGAAAAAGGCAGCACGTTTCACGTAAAAACAGATGCAGGAACCGTAACTGTTTTAGGTACTCAATTTAATGTAAAACAACGTAAGGATTATTTTGAAGTAGTTTGTTATGAAGGCACCGTAGAAATAAACTACAATACCGGAAAGTCTATTTTAAAAGCTGGCGATTCGTTTTTAGTATTAAATGGAAACATGACAACAGCTACAACTACTAACGTCAAACAACCAGAATGGCTAAACCATATTAGCGCTTTTTCCAGCGTACCATTAAGCGAAGTTTTAGCAGAGTTTGAAAGACAATACAACGTT is drawn from Lacinutrix sp. WUR7 and contains these coding sequences:
- a CDS encoding RNA polymerase sigma factor translates to MQKSLNNNVCNENRFNGLFNKYAKDLHHFLYYKFGDHLNPKDKVQDAFIKLWQNCSTVSPEKAKSYLYTVANNLMLNAVAHQKVVLKHQKIKPTEHSNESPEFLMEEKEYRKKLENAIANLTEAQRVAFLMNRVEGKRFKEIASLLDISTKAVEKRIYGALKKLREDIEEL
- a CDS encoding FecR family protein, coding for MNKEELILKWLDNDLSPKELEAFEALEDYESLIKLAKYSKGFKAPEFNTEAVLESTLHGINAKKPVSKKWFQPILKVAAILAICLGSYYYTTTLDSSFTTDYAEKSTFALPDHSSVYLNALSEITFNKKNWNTNRTITLDGEAFFKVEKGSTFHVKTDAGTVTVLGTQFNVKQRKDYFEVVCYEGTVEINYNTGKSILKAGDSFLVLNGNMTTATTTNVKQPEWLNHISAFSSVPLSEVLAEFERQYNVKFETSNIETSTLFTGKFTHKNIDIALKSITEPLQLSYTKNNKTIILSRE